One region of Hoeflea sp. 108 genomic DNA includes:
- a CDS encoding type VI secretion system Vgr family protein has product MANDRATVVRTPLGGDALTFTHLAGRDEISRCFAYTVGFASSDPDIDPLKMLGGSVSVEGESKPERWFSGLVSDFRLTRIEDRLAYYEATVRPWLWFLGNTTDCRIFQNMTAIEIVEKIFSKYGVAKFEKRLQGSYPSREYCVQYDESDLDFVQRLLEHEGVMYFFEHGDGEHKLILADAMNKLRPAPGYEKVSYHFEGRGARRDVEYITEWVPGSSVRPGAYAHTDYDFQKPGADLMAKSDQAFGHKQASGENYRQPGAHLDVGRGDAVALVRREELQAVHQRIAAAGTVRGLFSGCTFKLEGFPRDDQNEEYLVVSAEYRVFDPGYHTGVETGGESFTVVLGVAPTSLPYRPPRITPRPIMRGPQTATVVGPSGEEIFTDKYARVKVQFHWDREGKKDQNSSCFVRVSQTWAGSNWGFIQIPRIGQEVIVDFIEGDPDLPIITGRVYNASQMPPYGLPGSATQSGWKSNSSKGGGGYNELMFEDKAGSELVNFQAQKDHNLLIKHDRTKLVQHDQSDRIDHDAKHSVGHNLDEDVGNNKTVKVGVDQTTNIGSNDTETVGSNRSLTVGSNETISIGSNSTETIGANHAQTVAIAQAITVGAARVDTVGATETRSVGAAQTNTIGSTRAVTVGAAQTHQIGASDSWNIASNQDVTVGGGQTFNVAKDHKSQIGAGRRTEIAKDDGTKIGGAFELRIAKASMVQIGEDGKMNVGKTFLIEAGDAIALKCGASTLTMKKDGTITIEGKDISIKGSGKINVKASSDITMKGSEIKQN; this is encoded by the coding sequence ATGGCTAACGATCGTGCGACAGTCGTTCGGACACCGCTCGGTGGCGATGCGCTGACCTTTACCCATCTCGCGGGGCGCGACGAGATCAGCCGCTGCTTTGCCTATACGGTTGGCTTCGCCAGCAGCGATCCCGACATCGATCCGCTCAAGATGCTAGGTGGTTCCGTGTCGGTTGAGGGCGAGTCCAAGCCGGAACGCTGGTTCAGCGGCTTGGTTTCGGACTTCCGGCTCACCCGCATCGAGGATCGGCTGGCCTATTATGAAGCCACCGTCCGGCCATGGCTCTGGTTCCTCGGCAACACCACCGATTGCCGCATCTTCCAGAACATGACGGCCATCGAGATCGTCGAGAAGATCTTCTCGAAATATGGGGTGGCGAAATTCGAGAAGCGGCTGCAGGGCTCCTATCCGTCGCGCGAATATTGCGTGCAGTATGACGAGAGCGACCTCGATTTCGTTCAGCGCCTGCTCGAGCATGAAGGGGTGATGTACTTTTTCGAGCATGGCGATGGCGAGCACAAGCTGATCCTCGCCGATGCGATGAACAAGCTGAGGCCGGCGCCTGGCTACGAAAAGGTATCTTACCACTTCGAAGGCCGTGGGGCGCGCCGCGACGTCGAGTACATCACCGAATGGGTGCCGGGCAGTTCCGTTCGCCCGGGTGCTTATGCCCACACCGACTACGATTTCCAGAAGCCGGGCGCTGACCTGATGGCCAAGTCCGACCAGGCCTTCGGCCACAAGCAAGCCTCGGGCGAGAATTATCGCCAGCCCGGCGCCCATCTCGACGTCGGCCGCGGTGACGCCGTTGCGCTCGTCCGGCGCGAGGAGCTGCAGGCCGTGCACCAGCGCATCGCTGCGGCGGGAACCGTGCGCGGCCTGTTTTCAGGCTGCACGTTCAAGCTGGAGGGGTTTCCGCGGGACGACCAGAATGAAGAGTATCTGGTGGTGAGCGCCGAGTACCGGGTGTTCGACCCGGGCTATCACACCGGCGTCGAGACCGGCGGCGAGAGTTTTACCGTGGTTCTGGGCGTAGCCCCGACCAGCCTGCCATATCGGCCCCCGCGCATCACGCCGCGGCCGATCATGCGCGGGCCGCAGACGGCGACCGTGGTCGGCCCCTCGGGCGAAGAGATATTCACCGACAAATATGCCCGGGTGAAGGTGCAGTTCCACTGGGACCGCGAGGGCAAGAAGGACCAGAACAGCTCGTGTTTCGTGCGCGTGTCGCAGACCTGGGCCGGCAGCAACTGGGGTTTCATCCAGATCCCGCGCATCGGCCAGGAGGTGATCGTCGACTTCATCGAGGGCGATCCCGACCTGCCGATCATCACCGGCCGCGTCTACAACGCCTCGCAGATGCCGCCCTATGGCCTGCCGGGAAGCGCCACGCAGTCCGGCTGGAAATCGAACTCCTCGAAGGGCGGTGGCGGCTACAACGAGCTGATGTTCGAGGACAAGGCCGGTTCGGAACTGGTCAACTTCCAGGCCCAGAAGGACCACAACCTTTTGATCAAGCACGACCGCACCAAGCTCGTGCAACACGATCAGTCCGACCGCATCGACCATGACGCCAAGCATTCGGTCGGCCACAACCTCGACGAGGACGTCGGCAACAACAAGACGGTTAAAGTTGGCGTCGACCAGACGACGAATATTGGTTCGAACGATACCGAGACGGTGGGTTCCAATCGTTCACTGACTGTAGGCTCGAACGAAACAATCAGCATCGGCTCCAATTCGACAGAGACAATCGGCGCCAATCATGCGCAGACGGTGGCTATCGCCCAGGCGATCACAGTGGGGGCTGCGCGTGTCGATACGGTCGGCGCGACGGAGACACGGTCGGTGGGCGCGGCGCAGACGAACACGATCGGCTCCACGCGCGCGGTCACCGTGGGAGCTGCCCAGACCCATCAGATCGGGGCAAGCGACAGCTGGAACATCGCATCGAACCAGGATGTGACGGTTGGCGGCGGGCAGACGTTCAACGTCGCCAAGGATCACAAGAGCCAGATCGGAGCGGGTCGGCGCACCGAAATCGCCAAGGACGATGGCACCAAGATCGGCGGTGCTTTCGAACTCAGGATCGCCAAGGCCAGCATGGTCCAGATCGGCGAGGACGGAAAGATGAACGTCGGCAAGACGTTCCTGATCGAGGCCGGCGATGCAATCGCGCTGAAGTGCGGCGCCTCGACCCTCACCATGAAGAAGGATGGAACGATCACCATCGAAGGCAAGGACATCAGCATCAAGGGATCGGGCAAGATCAATGTCAAGGCGTCGAGCGACATCACCATGAAAGGCTCGGAAATCAAGCAGAACTGA
- a CDS encoding DUF2169 domain-containing protein: MQIWNQTGYLHQFTAATDVAGHDWLVVVVKATFDFPDKPGGEVRKSAQQTPLVFADTQTGEPGYSAALWETDFAFRKPRCDIIANGFAHAPGGRPTERVPVGIKVGNWSKLFEVLGHREWRAIGPVFTATSPQPFLKMPISYDNAWGGVDKLDPADKMPGVYVANPVGTGWSRTKNQRLIPGLRLPNTQKVGEEIRSPFGDYTPMSFGPMGRGWPGRIEYGGTYDDNWTKNVFPFLPPDFDERYFQMAPSDQQIDHPRGGEEVQLVNLTPEGRVSFRLPDTSLPMTLFRDNAKVVDTRVLPDTILFDPERRRFSLVWRLSHRLQRTILDFSECWVGEPTPGMLLARATGKRYVRKFGMPLRDDGSEAA, encoded by the coding sequence ATGCAGATCTGGAACCAGACGGGCTATCTGCATCAGTTCACCGCTGCAACCGACGTCGCGGGGCACGACTGGCTGGTCGTCGTGGTGAAGGCAACCTTCGACTTTCCCGACAAACCCGGCGGCGAGGTTCGTAAGTCTGCGCAGCAAACTCCTCTGGTCTTTGCCGACACCCAGACAGGCGAGCCGGGATATTCGGCAGCCCTGTGGGAAACCGATTTCGCCTTCCGCAAGCCACGCTGCGACATCATCGCCAATGGCTTCGCCCATGCCCCAGGCGGCAGGCCAACCGAGCGTGTGCCGGTTGGAATCAAGGTCGGTAACTGGTCGAAGCTGTTCGAGGTGTTGGGCCACCGCGAATGGCGCGCCATCGGCCCGGTCTTCACCGCAACGTCACCGCAGCCGTTCCTGAAGATGCCGATCAGCTACGACAATGCCTGGGGCGGCGTCGACAAGCTCGACCCTGCCGACAAGATGCCGGGTGTCTACGTCGCTAATCCAGTCGGCACCGGCTGGTCGCGCACCAAAAACCAACGCCTTATCCCCGGCCTGCGCCTGCCCAACACGCAGAAGGTCGGTGAGGAAATCCGCTCGCCCTTCGGCGACTACACGCCGATGAGCTTCGGTCCGATGGGACGCGGCTGGCCCGGACGCATCGAATATGGCGGCACCTATGACGACAACTGGACCAAGAATGTCTTCCCGTTCCTGCCGCCGGATTTCGACGAGCGTTACTTCCAGATGGCTCCGTCCGATCAGCAGATCGACCATCCGCGTGGTGGGGAAGAGGTGCAATTGGTAAACTTGACACCGGAGGGACGTGTCAGCTTCCGCTTGCCCGACACGTCGTTGCCGATGACCCTGTTCAGGGACAACGCCAAAGTAGTCGACACGCGCGTTCTGCCTGACACCATCCTGTTCGACCCGGAGCGCCGACGATTCTCGCTCGTCTGGCGCCTGTCGCACAGGCTCCAACGTACGATCCTGGATTTCTCCGAGTGCTGGGTCGGCGAGCCGACCCCCGGCATGCTGCTCGCCCGGGCAACCGGCAAGCGTTACGTCAGGAAGTTCGGCATGCCATTGCGCGACGACGGTTCGGAGGCGGCATGA
- the tagH gene encoding type VI secretion system-associated FHA domain protein TagH, whose protein sequence is MLINLTIENVDRLPDGGPITFSSNARSFAIGRDRRDWNLPDPDLFISGLHCEVRFDHGAFWLHDVSRNGTFLNGSDQRMSSPYRLADGDRLCIGRYIVAVSLEDAAPAPRAPDAWGFEQAPPQRSDPFFGATAEQIAPRARPQESRNADQAQAMRPTPPPAARQVDTAELLRLIAAGAGVSPDVFQQRDPRDVAAEIGSILRLVVDELSQMLKARAAAKALAKSSQRTMIGGVDNNPLKFVPHAEEILDIMFTRKRAGYLDARQSVEGAFRDLKAHEIATYAAMQAALSRLLAELSPDAIEAKSQGGAFVSKKGRAWDTFVATWDAREAAHENGMLDVFLAYFSEAYSKSSNQK, encoded by the coding sequence ATGCTCATCAACCTGACCATCGAGAATGTCGACAGGCTGCCGGATGGCGGGCCGATCACCTTCAGTTCGAATGCCCGCAGCTTCGCCATCGGCCGCGACAGGCGCGACTGGAACCTGCCGGACCCCGACCTGTTCATCTCCGGCCTGCATTGCGAGGTGCGCTTCGACCATGGCGCCTTCTGGCTGCACGACGTCTCGCGCAACGGCACCTTCCTCAACGGCTCCGACCAGCGCATGAGCTCGCCCTATCGCCTTGCCGACGGCGACAGGCTCTGCATCGGGCGTTACATCGTGGCCGTGTCACTGGAGGACGCGGCACCTGCACCTCGCGCGCCCGACGCATGGGGCTTCGAACAGGCGCCGCCTCAGCGGTCCGACCCATTCTTTGGTGCAACGGCAGAGCAGATCGCGCCTAGGGCGCGACCGCAAGAGAGCCGAAACGCGGACCAGGCCCAAGCCATGCGGCCTACCCCGCCGCCTGCCGCAAGGCAGGTCGACACGGCGGAGCTGTTGCGCCTCATTGCCGCCGGCGCAGGGGTTTCGCCCGATGTCTTCCAGCAGCGCGATCCGCGCGACGTGGCGGCCGAGATCGGCTCGATCCTCCGACTGGTGGTGGACGAACTGTCCCAGATGCTGAAGGCGCGGGCCGCTGCCAAGGCTTTGGCCAAGAGCAGCCAGCGGACGATGATCGGCGGCGTGGACAACAACCCGCTGAAGTTCGTCCCGCATGCCGAAGAGATCCTCGACATCATGTTCACCAGGAAGCGTGCCGGGTATCTCGACGCGCGCCAGAGCGTCGAGGGGGCATTCCGCGACCTCAAGGCGCATGAGATCGCCACCTACGCCGCTATGCAGGCCGCCCTGTCGCGCCTTCTGGCCGAGTTGTCACCCGACGCCATCGAGGCGAAATCCCAGGGCGGCGCCTTCGTCTCCAAGAAGGGGCGAGCCTGGGATACGTTCGTGGCCACGTGGGACGCCCGCGAGGCGGCGCATGAAAACGGCATGCTCGACGTCTTCCTTGCCTATTTCAGCGAAGCCTACTCCAAGTCTTCGAACCAGAAATAG
- a CDS encoding beta-ketoacyl synthase N-terminal-like domain-containing protein gives MSAILDIISIGMVTAVGLDAPSACAAMRARLDGFQETRFLGSPEGWLTGAPVPLPRNWIGEKRLAHLAAGAIVEAYEGTPEARGQTALLLCLPEEGRPGRSVRDSSALMRRIGEIIQIAPHSQSRIIAHGRPSGHVAFDHARRLLTSGDVPYVMVAGVDCYLTAPTISHYLGERRLLTADNANGFIPGEAAAAVLCRRSGSGGFQLFGLGLAREQASIYNAKDLPLRADGMTAAYDIAFRETGIDMNRLGYRISDLVGEQYWFKQTALASIRLLRGRHEFQDLWSPAEALGNIGAAAVPVMVGMAWMAAAKGYAAGNPVLIEASSDDGACGAAVFASRRAA, from the coding sequence ATGAGCGCCATCCTCGACATCATCTCGATTGGCATGGTGACAGCGGTCGGGCTCGACGCCCCATCCGCTTGCGCCGCCATGCGGGCGCGGCTGGACGGCTTCCAGGAGACTCGTTTCCTTGGCTCGCCCGAAGGCTGGTTGACTGGCGCGCCAGTACCCCTGCCGCGCAACTGGATCGGCGAAAAACGTCTCGCCCACCTGGCGGCAGGGGCCATCGTCGAAGCCTATGAAGGCACGCCCGAGGCGCGTGGCCAGACAGCGCTGCTGCTCTGTCTCCCGGAGGAGGGCCGGCCCGGCCGCTCGGTGCGCGACAGTTCGGCCTTGATGAGACGCATCGGCGAGATCATCCAGATCGCGCCACACAGCCAATCCCGTATCATAGCGCACGGACGCCCGTCGGGACATGTCGCCTTCGACCATGCCCGCAGGCTGCTGACCTCGGGGGATGTACCTTACGTGATGGTGGCCGGCGTCGACTGCTACCTGACTGCGCCGACGATCTCCCACTATCTCGGTGAGCGACGCCTGCTGACCGCGGACAATGCTAATGGTTTCATCCCAGGCGAGGCCGCCGCCGCGGTTTTGTGCCGGCGGTCGGGCAGCGGAGGCTTCCAACTGTTCGGGCTCGGCCTCGCGCGCGAACAGGCCTCGATCTACAACGCGAAGGACCTGCCGCTGCGAGCGGACGGAATGACGGCCGCCTACGACATCGCCTTTCGCGAGACCGGTATCGACATGAACCGTCTCGGCTACCGCATCTCGGATCTTGTCGGTGAACAATACTGGTTCAAGCAGACGGCGCTGGCCTCGATCCGACTGTTGCGGGGGCGACACGAGTTCCAGGACCTGTGGTCGCCGGCGGAAGCGCTGGGCAACATCGGCGCGGCCGCCGTTCCTGTCATGGTGGGTATGGCATGGATGGCGGCGGCCAAGGGCTATGCTGCCGGTAATCCGGTGCTCATCGAGGCCTCCTCGGATGACGGCGCGTGCGGTGCCGCCGTCTTCGCCTCGAGGAGGGCGGCATGA
- a CDS encoding PAAR-like domain-containing protein → MTVYANGLEVACKVQANKIIAAFPYVCFTPPQTPATPPGVPVPYPTFSMDDDTDSGTSTVKIGGKTVTQKNKSYYTKCSGNEAGCAPKKNIITSVNRGKEYAHAWSGDVKMDGEPISRFSDLGSNDHASPTAGGMPILRVATATADNFKCSMLGIKPYDQLECDPGYEKEHTTEVRFFTVQGVRDLTLDCCKDYDEQKAPCICMKAKWMPGEAAKARKAGYKGKKVLGKKGKTGHNLKTQDAAKWIKDNESGKLGDFNDVCVNATVKHMKDPEIPKEIRAQVAKCLKDKNADYQKKNIKSDDVKEKTRCHGSCPKAQDQAKKAAKARKKLKDAAVKAGKDPKNVTVTADDVGESSKECPK, encoded by the coding sequence ATGACGGTCTACGCCAACGGCCTCGAGGTGGCCTGCAAGGTGCAGGCCAACAAGATCATCGCAGCCTTCCCCTATGTCTGCTTCACGCCGCCTCAGACACCGGCGACACCGCCCGGTGTGCCCGTGCCCTACCCCACCTTCAGCATGGATGACGACACCGACAGCGGCACAAGCACGGTTAAGATCGGCGGCAAGACCGTCACCCAGAAGAACAAATCTTACTACACGAAGTGCTCTGGTAACGAAGCCGGCTGCGCACCGAAGAAGAACATCATCACTTCGGTGAACCGCGGCAAGGAATACGCCCACGCCTGGTCCGGTGACGTCAAGATGGATGGCGAACCGATCAGCCGCTTCTCAGATCTCGGCTCCAACGATCACGCCTCGCCGACAGCCGGCGGGATGCCCATACTGAGGGTTGCGACGGCAACAGCGGATAACTTCAAATGCAGCATGCTCGGGATAAAGCCGTACGATCAACTGGAGTGCGACCCGGGTTACGAGAAGGAGCACACCACCGAGGTCCGGTTTTTCACGGTCCAGGGTGTGCGCGACCTGACGCTCGATTGCTGCAAGGACTATGACGAGCAGAAGGCGCCATGCATCTGCATGAAGGCCAAGTGGATGCCGGGCGAGGCCGCGAAGGCGAGGAAGGCCGGCTACAAGGGCAAGAAGGTCCTCGGCAAGAAAGGCAAGACTGGGCACAATCTCAAGACCCAGGACGCGGCCAAGTGGATCAAGGACAACGAGAGCGGCAAGCTCGGGGATTTCAACGACGTCTGCGTCAACGCCACCGTCAAGCACATGAAGGACCCAGAGATTCCGAAGGAGATTCGCGCGCAGGTCGCGAAATGCCTCAAGGACAAGAACGCCGACTACCAGAAGAAGAACATCAAGTCCGACGACGTGAAGGAAAAGACGCGGTGCCACGGATCGTGCCCGAAGGCGCAGGACCAGGCGAAGAAGGCCGCGAAGGCGCGCAAGAAGCTGAAGGACGCCGCCGTGAAAGCTGGCAAGGATCCGAAGAATGTGACTGTCACGGCAGACGATGTTGGAGAGTCCAGCAAGGAATGCCCCAAGTGA
- a CDS encoding DUF6484 domain-containing protein, producing the protein MTRTLKRVEGVVIGMLLGFDGEAPLVVFPGNAQETAIRARSLTELSSDMIGAEVALLFENGDVGRPLIVGRIVDPIRKAKAPQVFRDGKRVQIIGEERIELRCGKATIIMDKDGHITIRGTYVTSHASAANRIRGGSINLN; encoded by the coding sequence ATGACCAGGACGTTGAAGCGTGTGGAAGGTGTGGTAATCGGCATGCTCCTGGGTTTCGACGGAGAGGCGCCGCTTGTCGTCTTCCCAGGCAATGCCCAGGAGACCGCAATCCGGGCGCGCAGCCTGACCGAATTGAGCTCCGACATGATAGGCGCAGAGGTGGCGTTGCTCTTCGAAAACGGCGACGTCGGCCGGCCGCTGATCGTCGGGCGCATCGTTGACCCGATCCGCAAGGCCAAGGCGCCTCAGGTCTTCAGGGACGGCAAGCGTGTCCAGATCATCGGCGAGGAGCGCATCGAGTTGCGCTGTGGCAAGGCCACGATCATCATGGACAAGGATGGCCATATCACCATCCGTGGCACCTATGTGACCAGCCACGCCAGCGCTGCCAATCGCATCCGTGGCGGCTCCATCAATCTAAACTGA
- the tagF gene encoding type VI secretion system-associated protein TagF yields MPPEHLNTHLSTGFYGKIAATGDFVGRGLPGSFVRAWDRWVAAHLAPLQSSGAWPDHLALRFILGPDANGPMAGIILPSHDRAGRRFPLTVASPVSFPTSSLALTAAEWFADAEDVADAARQGELSADEFAGALAELPFPEIHAEGAPVFGIALWTNGTLPVEVAPDHPVRALEPLLVNRGAA; encoded by the coding sequence ATGCCCCCAGAACATCTGAACACACATCTGAGCACGGGCTTCTACGGCAAGATCGCCGCCACCGGTGACTTCGTCGGCCGCGGGCTGCCAGGGAGTTTTGTCCGGGCGTGGGACCGGTGGGTGGCGGCTCACCTCGCCCCGCTGCAATCGTCAGGCGCCTGGCCCGATCACCTGGCCCTGCGCTTCATCCTCGGCCCAGATGCCAACGGGCCCATGGCCGGCATCATCCTGCCCAGCCACGATCGCGCCGGCCGGCGTTTTCCGCTGACCGTGGCTTCTCCGGTGTCGTTCCCCACCAGCAGCCTTGCATTGACCGCCGCAGAATGGTTCGCCGACGCCGAGGATGTTGCCGACGCGGCGCGCCAGGGCGAGCTTTCAGCCGACGAGTTTGCCGGAGCATTGGCCGAGCTGCCCTTTCCCGAAATCCATGCAGAAGGCGCCCCCGTCTTCGGCATCGCACTCTGGACAAACGGGACCCTCCCGGTCGAGGTCGCTCCGGACCACCCAGTCAGGGCACTCGAACCACTGTTGGTCAACCGGGGTGCCGCCTGA
- the icmH gene encoding type IVB secretion system protein IcmH/DotU — MASKDNPSGSGGRTIVRGSPSRSGRLEPVPPADPTMVYSAPANTGTIISQTRPPAGRPSPNSPNGSTASSTRPDLLESLLDLDYPVSNGVMTAAAPLLMLLGHLRLKATKPDAGEVGRQLSAALDEFDWKAAELGLDEDDIGIARYALCETADDIARNLPGIGAATWAPHSLLWQHYQVETPSNGFFDALNTVLADPQDRCDLLELMHACLSLGFEGPYRGTTRGQNLEPVRRDVYDAIRYFRPIQEGLSPRWQPMSIGPARPPRRMPAWAFAAAGVALVAGAFFWMRASVTDEGEAAAQQLLALVPSTPVVIERAGLAPPVVEEQPAPQPQTSQIERIRSALAEDIASGALSVDTRGDFVVIDIDNSLLFDPGAVEAKPDFAAVASRMGAALDSERGPISIVGHTDNIRPRPSGPFKSNHDLSLARAEAVKKLVAPTLQDPSRISVDGKGQDEPIADNSTPEGRARNRRIEVMVPREETL, encoded by the coding sequence ATGGCTTCGAAGGACAATCCTTCCGGCTCTGGCGGCAGAACGATCGTCCGCGGCTCGCCGAGCCGTTCCGGCAGGCTTGAACCCGTGCCACCTGCCGACCCGACCATGGTCTACTCGGCCCCGGCGAATACCGGCACCATCATCTCGCAAACCAGGCCGCCGGCTGGCCGGCCATCGCCGAACAGTCCCAACGGTTCCACAGCTTCGAGCACCAGGCCAGACCTGCTGGAGAGCCTGCTCGACCTCGACTATCCGGTGTCCAACGGCGTGATGACAGCTGCCGCGCCGCTGCTGATGCTGCTCGGCCATCTGCGCTTGAAAGCTACCAAGCCAGACGCCGGCGAAGTCGGACGGCAATTGTCAGCCGCCTTAGATGAGTTTGATTGGAAGGCTGCCGAACTGGGTCTCGACGAAGACGATATCGGCATCGCCCGCTACGCGCTGTGCGAGACCGCCGACGACATCGCCAGGAACCTGCCTGGCATTGGCGCGGCCACGTGGGCGCCGCACAGTCTTCTGTGGCAGCACTATCAGGTCGAGACCCCAAGCAACGGCTTCTTCGACGCGCTGAACACCGTGCTGGCCGATCCGCAGGACCGCTGCGACCTGCTCGAACTGATGCACGCCTGCCTTTCGCTCGGATTTGAAGGGCCATATCGCGGCACGACGCGCGGCCAGAACCTCGAGCCGGTCCGCCGCGATGTCTATGACGCGATCCGCTATTTTCGCCCGATACAGGAAGGTTTGTCGCCGCGCTGGCAGCCGATGTCTATCGGACCGGCGCGCCCGCCGCGACGGATGCCCGCCTGGGCGTTCGCCGCAGCAGGCGTTGCATTGGTCGCCGGCGCCTTCTTCTGGATGCGGGCTAGCGTCACCGACGAAGGCGAGGCAGCGGCACAGCAGCTGCTGGCGCTCGTCCCGTCAACCCCTGTCGTCATCGAGCGGGCCGGCCTCGCGCCACCGGTCGTGGAAGAACAGCCCGCCCCGCAGCCCCAGACATCGCAGATCGAACGCATCCGATCCGCGCTCGCCGAGGACATCGCCAGCGGCGCGCTCAGCGTCGACACCAGAGGCGACTTCGTCGTCATCGATATCGACAACAGCCTGCTGTTCGACCCCGGCGCCGTGGAGGCCAAGCCTGATTTCGCCGCTGTTGCCAGCCGCATGGGTGCAGCCCTTGATAGCGAGCGTGGCCCGATCAGCATCGTTGGCCACACCGACAACATCAGGCCGCGTCCGTCAGGCCCTTTCAAGTCGAACCACGATCTGTCCTTGGCGCGGGCAGAGGCCGTCAAGAAACTGGTCGCCCCGACCCTGCAGGACCCTTCCCGCATCAGCGTCGACGGCAAGGGACAAGATGAACCGATTGCCGACAATTCGACACCGGAAGGCAGGGCGCGGAACCGACGGATCGAGGTGATGGTGCCCAGGGAGGAGACCCTGTGA